A single region of the Neomonachus schauinslandi chromosome 3, ASM220157v2, whole genome shotgun sequence genome encodes:
- the LOC123324340 gene encoding leucine-rich repeat flightless-interacting protein 1-like: MDTEVFHPGENAKDQKASEDSAPSLGVLADATNEEQAQNQILENASFLENTEQVESNEVINTPDDRTGASLEQSECLRDGEIPGPGTGQDSYDALDIKNHSKESAENQEDLKTNLGEGSTKPCQESASLQPSEVGGLGSADTGEQGGSPTEDVVEAGLTGLGEQVGTEASGPPTYSDDNVSHDEKCAVEAPTELDPSTGHDLDKELSEQEAAEPQELPGQSTAVGGENDEKEDEERGLRDEKPTQTEVQNIPRCPEAESSLQGATGPAVADAESEPLDVKEPEEEKNDQQGEALDSSQKKTKNKKKKNKKKKTPVPVETLKDAKKELTFQNSDLSEVKEDKQVALPDKKPGAEAQNEVTEGPGEKSVAGSGENVDCPENPGIELDAKFNREDNDVNTNGGEETADGGTLGLGGDTAPSSGTSASDKELEEAILEDGAAHSGPPEPGSGAVPGGALLENEGPFKDSDDAPQTGSTEQHEMAGGPSQRVKKVVENDDLAPTGELGASISEGRDELRGGCEKGRSKEDCTMS; the protein is encoded by the coding sequence ATGGACACAGAGGTGTTCCATCCTGGTGAAAATGCCAAGGACCAGAAAGCCTCTGAAGACAGTGCCCCCTCCCTAGGAGTATTAGCAGATGCCACGAATGAGGAGCAGGCTCAAAACCAGATTCTAGAGAACGCTTCCTTCCTTGAAAATACAGAGCAGGTTGAGTCCAATGAGGTCATAAACACACCAGATGATAGGACTGGGGCTTCCCTTGAGCAGTCCGAATGTTTGCGTGATGGTGAAATCCCAGGTCCTGGCACTGGGCAGGACAGTTATGATGCCTTGGATATTAAAAACCACAGTAAAGAATCTGCAGAAAACCAGGAAGACTTGAAAACCAACTTGGGAGAGGGTAGCACAAAGCCATGTCAAGAATCTGCCTCTCTGCAACCATCTGAAGTCGGAGGGCTGGGCAGCGCAGACACTGGGGAGCAAGGTGGGAGCCCCACAGAGGACGTGGTGGAGGCAGGGCTAACGGGGCTCGGGGAGCAGGTGGGCACAGAAGCCTCCGGCCCTCCAACCTACAGCGATGACAACGTGAGTCATGATGAAAAGTGTGCCGTAGAAGCCCCCACAGAGCTGGACCCAAGCACAGGGCATGACCTAGACAAAGAGCTCTCCGAGCAGGAAGCTGCTGAGCCCCAGGAGCTCCCAGGTCAGAGCACAGCGGTAGGTGGGGAGAATGACGAAAAGGAGGATGAGGAAAGGGGGTTGAGGGACGAGAAGCCAACCCAGACAGAAGTGCAGAACATTCCTCGTTGTCCAGAGGCAGAAAGCAGCCTGCAGGGAGCAACAGGTCCCGCTGTGGCAGATGCCGAAAGCGAGCCCCTAGATGTGAAAGAGCCCGAGGAAGAAAAGAATGACCAACAGGGAGAGGCACTGGATTCATCacagaagaagacaaagaacaagaagaagaaaaacaagaagaagaaaacaccGGTGCCTGTAGAAACCCTTAAAGATGCTAAGAAAGAGTTAACATTTCAGAACTCAGATTTAAGTGAGGTGAAGGAAGACAAGCAGGTAGCTCTTCCTGACAAAAAACCAGGTGCAGAAGCACAAAATGAGGTAACTGAAGGTCCAGGAGAGAAAAGTGTAGCAGGAAGTGGTGAAAATGTTGACTGTCCAGAAAATCCTGGAATTGAGTTGGATGCAAAATTTAACCGAGAAGATAATGATGTAAACACTAATGGGGGGGAGGAAACAGCTGATGGGGGCACATTAGGTTTGGGGGGTGACACCGCGCCATCGTCAGGCACGAGTGCCAGTGATAAGGAGCTGGAGGAAGCCATTCTAGAAGATGGCGCCGCTCACAGCGGTCCTCCAGAACCAGGGAGTGGAGCGGTGCCTGGCGGTGCCCTGCTGGAGAATGAAGGTCCCTTCAAGGACAGTGATGATGCCCCTCAAACAGGAAGTACAGAGCAGCATGAGATGGCAGGGGGGCCTAGTCAGAGAGTCAAAAAGGTCGTAGAAAACGATGACTTAGCACCTACAGGGGAGCTGGGAGCCTCCATTTCAGAAGGCAGGGACGAGCTGAGAGGCGGATGCGAGAAGGGCAGAAGCAAGGAAGACTGTACCATGTCGTGA